A part of Tiliqua scincoides isolate rTilSci1 chromosome 13, rTilSci1.hap2, whole genome shotgun sequence genomic DNA contains:
- the NSMCE1 gene encoding non-structural maintenance of chromosomes element 1 homolog, with protein MAGQPLSDAHRRFLQALLRLGIVERAEAGRLHRRCCELHAVHYAHDRLDDFIAVVNAQLQPLFMEIRKGLAEANGRTYYALVNLAETAVTKMASDYSENELELFKKTLDLIIMSETGFASSTEILNLADQLKPKKMKKREAEQVLQSLVQGQWLIEKEGEYTLHTRGILELEQYILRHYPDSARKCHICRSLAIQSQACEDCGVGMHLPCLAKYFRAQVEPRCPQCKQFWPHRIPEPQPPSGTPRESRQTSLAETRQR; from the exons ATGGCCGGCCAGCCGCTGAGCGACGCGCACCGGCGCTTCCTGCAGGCCCTCCTGCGCCTGGGCATCGTGGAGCGGGCGGAGGCTGGCAGGCTGCACCGCCGCTGCTGCGAGCTGCACGCCG TCCATTACGCGCACGACAGGCTGGACGACTTCATCGCCGTGGTCAACGCTCAGCTCCAGCCCCTGTTCATGGAGATCCGGAAGGGCCTGGCGGAAGCCAACGGGAGGACCTACTACGCCCTG gtGAATCTGGCTGAAACAGCCGTGACCAAAATGGCCAGTGACTATTCGGAGAACGAGCTGGAGCTGTTCAAAAAGACT CTGGACCTCATCATTATGTCAGAGACAGGCTTTGCATCCTCCACGGAAATCCTGAATTTGGCTGACCAGCTGAAGCCCAAGAAGATGAAGAAGCGAGAGGCCGAACAGGTGCTCCAGAGCCTGGTGCAGGGCCAGTGGCTGATCGAG AAGGAGGGCGAGTACACCCTGCACACCCGTGGCATCCTGGAGCTGGAGCAGTACATCCTCCGCCACTACCCGGATTCAGCCCGGAAGTGCCACATCTGCCGCAGCCTCGCTATCCAG AGCCAGGCATGCGAGGACTGTGGGGTTGGGATGCACCTGCCCTGCCTCGCCAAGTATTTCCGAGCCCAGGTGGAGCCTCGCTGCCCTCAGTGCAAGCAGTTCTGGCCTCACAGGATTCCAG AACCTCAGCCACCATCCGGTACCCCAAGAGAGAGCAGACAGACCTCCCTGGCGGAAACCAGGCAGCGATAG
- the IL4R gene encoding interleukin-4 receptor subunit alpha, translating to MNGETLKWLTGLAKLFHLLFGCCQPVWEESGGQNGSRAPGACAACCGGEAVTEASSGLHLAALVPECWVGLALCPCTEGSWAGRLRGSLGATGNWGEGSVVGKTASPARHYELWVEVGAKRAGRGRPLLSARPAAQTPLSGAPGRPGARGVAARGQFGESRWAPRAHLPAPTCCCTRGRRGGARSWQGGGFPSKPGGNPRSPTAGRLCRRDSSALLGARSRALRLAAALPRACPRSSGRELLRGFGPRRRGRLAATRSRAPRQLRPLGRRRPVPKKGEFYGALRPPPIVVSAGNSRRSLAGPQSRKSGDAVDAAGLGVLRPDGEPSWGRRAGAERTGGVKMATGQAGAAVLLRSLFFFLGLLDHIVPSEGFQPNCTTDFATELVCGWSVDVATNCTREVRLLYAQENSQHRDEEAPLPSVCIPEYQQGSDLTQCTCSIPGKKFGGTSFFLALEVNGTRTGPMAKVDADNFVKPRPLVNLTADTNRRHSVVLTWAWDAVYTQESDLHIQAPTYQVNYWLEGQREKGYSDETQKQSYEIFVQRLSPGPYTAIVRFKSELFNSFWSEWSTPCKFHVESRDSSKDKLWPLVLWLCAVVMAVILASYLCFARLKRSWWDSIPNPAKSKVTEDMTWKPLSAARKTHMVGEGKTPLCDQRGRDYENFPGSFGATASPGPASRQQILQRGGYGTRPEAFLTPEVTLVESPLMICSPVSADKAEGPDREALADAAPLQEDAVASLFLKILDCKFSTVEEEPGSFSDQASHHLLSALGFLPETARKESLDSKRGYRSSLLEGAAPWGVSSALQQQHILSSSVLSLPKESLNAVLPLTTQQGEGSAAAVAQLSGYRCLGSLLSQPTAGPSQEWEPHLFPPEADQGQPWAGSSGHCSLESVFLQSSPWLSSCKVAAALNFQQAGPGAAYQNVPGKPGPISCLAEPLPSGYQSFSSAVHNGTAGTQQDHGCLGLSSPYKTFLSVFRDNPPEAPVGGVLSEPLPGHQEVGGEAWLGAVWGEDRAWRALSIGGQQGSGKAFFREEKGDGAKPRAF from the exons atgaacggcgagaccttgaagtggCTGACAGgcctagccaagttattccacctgctctttggctgctgtcagcctgtgtgggaggaatctggaggccagaat GGCAGCCGTGCCCCGGGGGCGTGCGCTGcgtgctgtggtggggaggcagtcacggaggcctcctccgggCTGCATTTGGCTGCACTGGTGCCGGAGTGCTGGGTCGGACTGGCCCTCTGCCCTTGCACCGAAGGGTCCTGGGCAGGCCGGCTCCGGGGCTCCTTGGGGGCCACTGGGAATTGGGGGGAGGGATCAGTGGTTGGGAAAACTGCCTCCCCCGCACGACACTACGAGCTCTGGGTCGAGGTGGGGGCGAAACGCGCAGGGAGGGGGCGGCCGCTGCTGAGCGCCCGCCCGGCTGCGCAGACCCCTCTCTCGGGTGCGCCAGGACGCCCGGGGGCTCGCGGGGTGGCGGCGAGAGGCCAATTCGGAGAATCCCGCTGGGCGCCTCGAGCCCACCTGCCCGCGCCCACCTGCTGCTGCACCAGGGGGCGTCGAGGGGGCGCCCGATCATGGCAGGGGGGCGGCTTTCCTTCCAAGCCAGGAGGAAACCCGCGCTCGCCCACCGCGGGGCGCCTCTGCCGGCGGGACTCCAGCGCGCTCCTTGGGGCCCGCTCCCGGGCGCTCCGACTGGCGGCGGCTCTGCCCCGCGCCTGTCCGCGCTCTTCGGGACGGGAGCTGCTGCGGGGCTTCGGGCCGCGGCGTCGAGGGCGGCTGGCGGCGACTCGCAGCCGCGCCCCCCGCCAGCTCCGCCCGCTCGGGCGCCGGAGGCCGGTTCCCAAGAAGGGCGAGTTCTATGGGGCGCTCCGCCCTCCGCCCATCGTCGTCAGTGCCGGGAACTCTCGACGGAGCCTGGCCGGGCCGCAGAGCCGGAAAAGCGGCGACGCCGTCGATGCGGCTGGGCTCGGCGTCTTGCGTCCGGACGGGGAGCCATCCTGGGGGCGGCGGGCCGGAGCGGAGCGGACAGGCGG TGTGAAGATGGCCACGGGCCAGGCTGGTGCAGCTGTCCTCCTGCGGagcctcttcttcttcctcgGCCTCCTCGACCACA TTGTGCCTTCCGAGGGCTTCCAGCCAAACTGCACTACGGACTTTGCCACAGAGCTGGTGTGTGGCTGGAGCGTGGATGTTGCCACCAACTGCACCCGCGAGGTCCGGCTGCTCTATGCCCAGGAGAACTCCCAGCACAGGGACGAGGAAGCTCCGCT GCCATCCGTGTGCATTCCAGAGTACCAGCAAGGCTCGGATTTGACCCAATGCACCTGCAGCATTCCAGGGAAGAAGTTTGGAGGGACCAGTTTTTTCTTGGCTCTGGAGGTCAATGGGACCAGGACTGGGCCGATGGCCAAGGTGGATGCGGATAACTTTG TCAAACCCAGGCCCCTCGTCAACCTGACTGCAGACACAAACAGGAGGCACTCGGTTGTCCTGACCTGGGCCTGGGATGCTGTCTACACCCAAGAGAGTGATCTGCACATACAGGCTCCAACCTATCAAGTCAACTATTGGCTTGAGGGCCAAAGAGAGAAG GGGTACTCAGATGAAACTCAAAAGCAGAGCTATGAAATCTTTGTACAGCGTCTGTCTCCAGGACCCTACACGGCGATTGTGCGGTTCAAGAGCGAGCTCTTTAACAGCTTTTGGAGCGAGTGGAGCACCCCCTGCAAGTTCCACGTTG AATCCAGGGACAGTTCCAAGGACAAACTCTGGCCGCTGGTCCTCTGGCTGTGTGCGGTCGTCATGGCTGTGATTCTTGCATCCTACCTCTGCTTCGCCAG GCTGAAGAGAAGCTGGTGGGACAGCATCCCAAACCCGGCCAAGAGCAAGGTGACCGAGGACATGACTTGGAAGCCA CTTTCAGCTGCAAGGAAAACgcacatggtgggggaagggaagacccCTCTCTGTGACCAGCGGGGACG AGACTATGAGAACTTCCCAGGCAGTTTTGGTGCAACAGCATCGCCTGGCCCAGCTTCGAGGCAGCAGATCCTCCAGCGCGGTGGTTATGGAACAAGGCCGGAGGCGTTCCTCACACCCGAAGTAACTTTGGTGGAAAGCCCCCTGATGATCTGCAGCCCTGTTTCGGCAGACAAAGCTGAGGGCCCAGACAGGGAGGCACTGGCGGACGCAGCCCCCCTGCAAGAGGACGCTGTGGCCAGCCTCTTCCTTAAGATCCTGGACTGCAAGTTCAGCACAGTGGAGGAGGAACCCGGAAGCTTCTCAGACCAGGCCTCGCACCACCTGCTCAGTGCCCTCggttttcttccagaaacagCCAGAAAGGAGAGCCTGGATTCCAAGCGTGGCTATAGGAGCTCCCTCCTGGAGGGCGCTGCTCCCTGGGGGGTGAGTtctgccctccagcagcagcacatcctCTCCTCTTCGGTGCTCTCTCTGCCGAAGGAGTCGCTGAATGCTGTCCTCCCCCTCACCACCCAGCAGGGTGAGGGCAGcgctgcagcagtggcccagctgtCCGGCTACAGGTGCCTTGGCAGCCTCCTGTCACAGCCCACAGCTGGCCCCAGCCAGGAGTGGGAGCCGCATCTGTTCCCCCCAGAGGCAGACCAGGGCCAACCGTGGGCCGGCAGTTCTGGGCACTGCAGCCTGGAGTCTGTGTTCTTGCAAAGCTCCCCGTGGCTTTCATCCTGCAAAGTAGCCGCAGCTCTGAATTTTCAACAGGCAGGCCCAGGAGCTGCCTACCAGAACGTCCCAGGGAAGCCTGGTCCCATTTCCTGCCTGGCAGAGCCCCTCCCCTCTGGCTACCAGTCATTCAGCTCTGCTGTTCACAATGGCACAGCTGGCACCCAGCAAGACCATGGCTGCCTGGGTCTGTCATCCCCCTACAAGACGTTCCTCAGTGTTTTCAGGGATAACCCCCCAGAGGCCCCTGTGGGTGGAGTCCTCTCTGAACCACTCCCAGGGCACCAGGAGGTTGGTGGCGAGGCCTGGCTTGGGGCAGTCTGGGGTGAGGACCGGGCCTGGAGGGCACTCAGCATTGGCGGGCAGCAGGGTTCTGGCAAAGCCTTCTTTAGGGAGGAAAAGGGTGACGGGGCAAAGCCGCGGGCCTTTTGA